The Bryobacteraceae bacterium genome includes a window with the following:
- a CDS encoding ABC transporter ATP-binding protein: protein MTAPVLSLRDVTRTIETGTHRVEILRGISFDVARGEFVAIMGASGSGKSTLLGLVAGLDTPTSGSIRIEGEEISRLDEDSLAVLRGRKIGFVFQSYQLIPTLTAEENVLLPAELAGEDLDAARRRARELLKTVGLEERLDHYPVQLSGGEQQRVALARAFIRKPPLLLADEPTGNLDSVNGRHVLELLLSLNRSEGATLVLVTHDRELASHATRIITLRDGQILSDERRAAA, encoded by the coding sequence ATGACTGCCCCTGTTCTTTCCCTCCGAGATGTCACCCGGACGATCGAAACCGGAACGCACCGCGTGGAGATCCTGAGGGGCATCAGCTTCGACGTGGCCCGCGGCGAATTCGTCGCCATCATGGGCGCCTCCGGTTCCGGAAAATCCACGTTGCTGGGCCTGGTAGCCGGGCTCGACACGCCCACGTCCGGCTCCATCCGCATCGAGGGCGAGGAGATTTCGCGGCTCGACGAAGACTCGCTGGCCGTTTTGCGCGGGCGCAAGATCGGCTTCGTGTTCCAGAGCTATCAGCTGATTCCGACGCTGACGGCCGAAGAGAACGTCCTGCTGCCTGCGGAGCTGGCGGGCGAGGATCTGGATGCCGCCCGGCGGCGCGCGCGGGAGCTGCTGAAGACCGTCGGGCTGGAAGAGCGGCTGGATCATTATCCGGTGCAGCTGTCCGGCGGCGAGCAGCAGCGCGTGGCGCTGGCGCGGGCCTTCATCCGCAAGCCGCCGCTGCTGCTGGCCGACGAGCCGACGGGCAACCTCGATTCGGTCAACGGGCGCCACGTGCTGGAGCTGCTGCTGTCGCTGAACCGCAGCGAAGGCGCGACGCTCGTGCTGGTGACGCACGACCGCGAGCTGGCCTCCCACGCCACGCGCATCATCACGCTGCGCGACGGGCAGATCCTGAGCGACGAACGGCGGGCGGCGGCATGA
- a CDS encoding glycosyl transferase family 1 translates to MKLFQTPAWRMAWREARAAAPKFLFVVFGVAAGVGALTGVRGFSAAFHDSLKKEARTLMAADLLIRQFGDPTEEQEKVIAQWERRGARLSRITETVSMMAGGADEPPVLVSVKAVDPSTYPWYGRVRLEPEAPLAEALTAETIAVSDDLMLRLNLEPGSRVRLGDAEFRVWGVVRFEPDRMTGSLNVGPRVMITREGLQRTGLLVFGSRASQRLLWKLPAEGLRIEELRDSLRKAFPEALITDYRETHPFITRALDRATTFLSLVSMIALIVGALGVAMAIHSHIQQRLDTIAIMKCIGARSAQIIRIYTLQAALLGLAGGVAGLAVGAAVQWAFPLLLRRYFQFESIAWSGAFALEGIAAGLLVALLFTVPPLLAIRDVKPALIFRREMPETKPPLRARLRKLLPSLGSGALILAGLGAMAAWLAGSAKVGGWFAGGLTVALALLGGIAWLLLRALRWLMAHTPVRFPLWLRHGMANLYRPGNHAASILVALGVGVMFTLTVYLVQNSLLKEVMVAMPKGAPNVFMINITPRDADAVREFLASRKEIEGRAQLVPTVAARLEKVNGTPLDELPPPPGEERRRRRNFTRQVTWMQEMPEDMRILRGAWWKDGRAEALLSVDENTAKRWGIEPGSVLEWTASGRRFEARVAAIHRFESVRRGASDEFVFTEKALAGLPVQYYATARVQPGQVAVFMRDSFRRFPSVTVINAADVVNIVQDVVDQVSLVIRFIAGFAILAGAIILASTVAGTRLRRVRESAVLKTLGARRRTLVSIFSVEFAILGGAAGFMGGALGTGFARLLMTRLLDARFDPEWRANLVTTLLTMALAIGAGWLASIRVLSHRPLEVLRDE, encoded by the coding sequence ATGAAACTGTTCCAGACTCCCGCCTGGCGCATGGCGTGGCGCGAAGCCCGCGCCGCAGCGCCGAAGTTCCTGTTCGTCGTCTTCGGGGTCGCCGCCGGCGTCGGGGCGCTGACCGGCGTGCGCGGCTTTTCGGCGGCTTTCCACGATTCGCTGAAGAAGGAAGCGCGCACCCTGATGGCGGCGGACCTGCTCATCCGGCAGTTCGGGGATCCCACGGAGGAGCAGGAGAAGGTGATCGCGCAATGGGAGCGGCGCGGCGCGCGGCTGTCGCGGATCACGGAGACGGTTTCGATGATGGCGGGCGGCGCGGACGAGCCCCCCGTGCTCGTGAGCGTGAAGGCCGTCGATCCCTCGACCTATCCGTGGTACGGGCGCGTGCGGCTGGAGCCGGAAGCGCCGCTGGCGGAAGCACTGACCGCGGAAACGATCGCCGTCAGCGACGATCTGATGCTGCGGCTGAACCTCGAGCCGGGCTCGCGCGTGCGGCTGGGCGACGCCGAGTTCCGCGTCTGGGGCGTCGTGCGCTTCGAGCCGGACCGCATGACCGGCTCGCTCAACGTGGGTCCGCGCGTGATGATCACGCGCGAAGGGCTGCAGCGCACCGGGCTGCTGGTGTTCGGCTCGCGCGCCTCGCAGCGGCTCCTGTGGAAGCTGCCGGCGGAGGGATTGCGGATTGAGGAGCTGCGCGACTCGCTGCGCAAGGCGTTCCCCGAGGCGCTGATCACGGACTACCGCGAGACGCACCCGTTCATCACGCGGGCGCTGGACCGCGCCACCACGTTCCTGAGCCTGGTGTCGATGATCGCGCTGATCGTCGGGGCGCTGGGCGTGGCCATGGCGATCCATTCGCATATCCAGCAGCGGCTGGACACGATCGCGATCATGAAATGCATCGGCGCGCGCTCGGCGCAGATCATCCGCATTTACACATTGCAGGCGGCGCTGCTTGGCCTCGCGGGAGGCGTTGCGGGCCTCGCGGTGGGCGCGGCGGTGCAGTGGGCCTTTCCGCTGCTGTTGCGGCGCTATTTCCAGTTCGAAAGCATCGCCTGGAGCGGCGCGTTCGCGCTGGAAGGCATCGCCGCGGGCCTGCTGGTGGCGCTGCTGTTCACCGTGCCGCCGCTGCTCGCCATCCGCGACGTCAAACCGGCGCTGATCTTCCGGCGCGAGATGCCGGAAACGAAACCGCCGCTCCGCGCAAGGCTGCGGAAGCTGCTGCCCTCCCTTGGATCGGGAGCGCTGATCCTGGCCGGGCTGGGCGCGATGGCCGCGTGGCTCGCAGGCTCGGCGAAAGTGGGCGGGTGGTTCGCGGGCGGGCTTACTGTGGCGCTGGCGCTGCTCGGCGGCATCGCGTGGCTGCTGCTGCGCGCGCTGCGTTGGCTGATGGCGCACACGCCCGTCCGGTTCCCGCTGTGGCTGCGCCATGGCATGGCCAACCTCTACCGGCCGGGCAATCACGCGGCGAGCATTCTGGTGGCGCTGGGCGTGGGCGTGATGTTCACGCTCACCGTGTACCTGGTGCAGAACTCGCTTCTGAAAGAAGTGATGGTGGCGATGCCGAAGGGCGCGCCCAACGTGTTCATGATCAACATCACGCCGCGCGACGCGGACGCGGTGCGTGAGTTCCTGGCCTCGCGGAAGGAGATCGAAGGGCGCGCGCAGCTCGTGCCGACGGTGGCGGCGCGGCTCGAAAAGGTGAATGGCACGCCGCTCGACGAACTGCCGCCTCCGCCCGGCGAAGAGCGGCGCCGCCGGCGCAACTTCACGCGCCAGGTGACATGGATGCAGGAGATGCCCGAGGACATGCGCATCCTGCGCGGCGCGTGGTGGAAGGACGGGCGCGCGGAAGCCCTGCTGAGCGTGGATGAAAACACGGCGAAACGCTGGGGCATCGAGCCGGGCTCGGTGCTCGAGTGGACGGCTTCCGGAAGGCGCTTCGAGGCGCGCGTGGCGGCCATTCACCGCTTCGAGAGCGTCCGGCGCGGCGCCAGCGACGAGTTTGTCTTCACCGAAAAAGCGCTCGCCGGGCTGCCCGTGCAGTACTACGCGACGGCGCGCGTGCAACCCGGGCAGGTCGCCGTGTTCATGCGCGACAGCTTCCGGCGCTTCCCGTCGGTGACGGTGATCAACGCCGCCGACGTGGTGAACATCGTGCAGGACGTCGTGGACCAGGTGTCGCTGGTGATCCGCTTCATCGCGGGCTTCGCGATTCTCGCGGGCGCGATCATTCTTGCATCCACGGTGGCTGGCACGCGGCTGCGGCGGGTGCGCGAGTCGGCGGTGCTGAAGACGCTGGGGGCGCGGCGGCGCACGCTGGTCTCGATCTTCTCGGTAGAGTTCGCCATTCTGGGCGGCGCGGCGGGCTTCATGGGCGGCGCGCTGGGGACGGGCTTCGCGCGCCTGTTGATGACGCGGCTGCTCGACGCGCGCTTCGATCCCGAGTGGCGCGCAAACCTGGTGACGACGCTGCTGACCATGGCGCTGGCCATCGGCGCAGGGTGGCTGGCATCGATCCGCGTGCTGTCGCACCGCCCGCTGGAAGTGCTGCGCGACGAGTAG
- the rlmN gene encoding dual-specificity RNA methyltransferase RlmN: MIPLLGMDAEELRSVLPAEEPAFRARQLYDALYRRRVSSFAGITEFPAKLRERMAAESVIGHLERAARFDSRDGTRRYLLKLADGKTVEAVFMPEEARDTLCISTQVGCPVDCRFCLTALMGLERNLTAGEIVGQVLHLAQDNDLWAHEKRINIVMMGQGEPLLNLAAVLKAARLLCDPKGLNISPRRITVSTSGIIPRIAELGQAEPRPKLAISLNASTEEQRRELMPITRKYHLRDLIEACRAYPLRPWERLTFEYVLLKGVNDSDADARRVVKLLAPLRCKVNLIALNPGPGIPYETPPPERVAAFQAIVKRSIPCFIRKPRGLDIYAACGQLKRMESGLVTLGA, encoded by the coding sequence GTGATTCCGCTTCTTGGAATGGACGCTGAAGAGCTGCGCAGCGTGCTGCCTGCGGAAGAACCTGCGTTCCGTGCGCGGCAGCTCTATGATGCGCTCTACCGGCGCCGCGTCTCTTCGTTCGCCGGAATCACGGAGTTTCCCGCAAAGCTGCGCGAGCGCATGGCGGCCGAATCGGTCATCGGCCACCTGGAGCGCGCCGCGCGCTTTGACAGCCGCGACGGCACGCGGCGCTACCTGCTGAAACTCGCCGACGGCAAGACCGTCGAAGCCGTGTTCATGCCGGAGGAGGCCCGCGACACGCTGTGCATCTCCACGCAGGTGGGCTGCCCCGTGGACTGCAGGTTCTGCCTGACGGCGCTGATGGGTCTCGAGCGCAATCTCACCGCGGGCGAAATCGTGGGCCAGGTGCTGCACCTTGCGCAGGACAACGATCTGTGGGCGCACGAGAAGCGCATCAACATCGTCATGATGGGCCAGGGCGAGCCGCTGCTGAATCTGGCCGCCGTCCTCAAGGCGGCGCGCCTGCTGTGCGATCCCAAAGGACTGAACATCAGCCCGCGCCGCATCACGGTGTCGACATCCGGCATCATTCCGCGGATCGCCGAACTCGGCCAGGCCGAACCGCGTCCGAAGCTGGCCATCTCGCTGAATGCCTCGACGGAAGAGCAGCGCCGCGAGCTGATGCCCATCACGCGCAAATACCACCTGCGCGACCTGATCGAAGCCTGCCGCGCCTATCCGCTGCGCCCGTGGGAACGGCTGACGTTCGAGTACGTGCTGCTCAAAGGCGTCAACGACAGCGACGCCGACGCGCGGCGCGTCGTGAAGCTGCTCGCGCCGCTGCGCTGCAAGGTGAACCTGATCGCCCTGAACCCCGGGCCGGGCATTCCGTATGAAACGCCCCCGCCGGAGCGTGTCGCGGCGTTCCAGGCGATCGTGAAGCGGTCGATCCCCTGCTTCATCCGCAAGCCCCGCGGCCTGGACATCTATGCCGCCTGCGGGCAGCTGAAGCGCATGGAATCCGGGCTTGTGACGCTCGGCGCCTGA
- the uvrA2 gene encoding UvrABC system protein A, which translates to MTDRGDLLRIRGARVHNLKGVSLDLPHNRLTVVTGVSGSGKSSLVFDTIYAEGQRRYVESLSAYARQFLERMEKPALDEIDGIAPPIAIRQKNTTRNPRSTVATATEIYDYLRLLFARAGETWCPKCGIRVERDTVDPVAQKMLAQPEGSRWYALFPVRTAPGARPDALKDHLADLRRRGFTRLYQQGRVFEFSTPESLLEIDFSQPFFVLADRLVIREGQKQRIVDTVEICYREAGEVIFEQAGESEPARLRFSEQFACRSCGREFPSPEPSLFSFNNPWGACPVCQGFGRTIDYDMDLVVPDPSLSIAEGAIEPWNRPHYEWVLEDFAHRRKRDVRLRVPYAELTPAEKEIVRQEVREFFQEVERKKYKVHVRVFLSRYRGYATCYACGGARLREEALNVRVGDRSIAEVVRMNIGEARRFFDGLELGAEQAAVASRLLGEIRQRLAFLDNVGLDYLTLDRLTMTLSGGEAQRIQLATCLGSRLVGAIYVLDEPSIGLHPRDTARLIRILEDLRDLGNTVLVVEHDADVMRAADHIVDLGPGAGELGGNVVFEGTLSQMLNGAGGRRVETLTARYLRGEARASHKNSRRAPDPAKRLRFLGCRAHNLKDIDVEIPLGLMTVVTGVSGSGKSTLVHDVIYRSLLSRYQRDLAAPQDDAEMDASLGRQTCRRVEGAALVRGLVLVDQSPIGRTPRSNPVTYTKAFDPIRELFAATPEAQKRGYTSGYFSFNVSGGRCETCQGDGTVTVEMQFLADVELVCEDCRGTRYKPQILDIRYKGLNIHEVLQLTVREAIAFFSGQAKIVSRLQPLADVGLGYLRLGQSATTLSGGEAQRVKLASHLSQSDVSGHLFLFDEPTTGLHFDDIAKLLDAMDRLVLRGASVLIIEHNLEVIRHADWIIDLGPEGGERGGRIVAAGPPEAIAACGESHTGRFLLPLLGAAQD; encoded by the coding sequence ATGACGGACCGCGGCGATCTTCTCAGAATTCGCGGTGCGCGGGTCCACAATCTGAAAGGCGTTTCGCTGGACCTGCCCCATAACCGCCTCACGGTGGTCACCGGAGTTTCAGGCTCCGGCAAGTCGTCGCTCGTGTTCGACACGATCTACGCCGAAGGCCAGCGCCGCTATGTGGAAAGCCTTTCGGCGTATGCGCGCCAGTTTCTGGAGCGGATGGAGAAGCCCGCCCTCGACGAGATCGACGGCATCGCGCCGCCCATCGCCATCCGCCAGAAAAACACGACGCGCAATCCGCGCTCCACGGTGGCCACGGCTACGGAGATCTACGATTACCTGCGCCTGCTGTTCGCGCGCGCCGGCGAAACCTGGTGTCCGAAGTGCGGCATCCGCGTCGAGCGCGACACCGTCGATCCGGTGGCGCAGAAGATGCTGGCGCAGCCGGAAGGCTCGCGCTGGTATGCGCTCTTCCCGGTGCGCACCGCGCCCGGAGCCAGGCCCGACGCCCTGAAAGACCATCTGGCCGATCTGCGCCGGCGCGGCTTCACGCGGCTGTACCAGCAGGGGCGCGTGTTCGAGTTCTCCACGCCCGAGTCCCTGCTCGAGATCGATTTTTCGCAGCCCTTCTTCGTGCTCGCCGACCGCCTCGTGATCCGCGAGGGGCAGAAACAGCGCATCGTCGACACCGTGGAGATCTGCTACCGCGAGGCGGGCGAGGTGATTTTCGAGCAGGCGGGCGAGAGCGAACCTGCGCGCCTGCGCTTCTCCGAACAGTTCGCCTGCAGGAGCTGCGGACGCGAGTTCCCGTCGCCGGAGCCCTCGCTGTTCAGCTTCAACAACCCCTGGGGCGCCTGCCCCGTCTGCCAGGGCTTCGGCCGCACGATCGACTACGACATGGATCTCGTCGTGCCGGACCCCTCGCTGTCGATCGCCGAAGGCGCGATCGAACCCTGGAACCGCCCGCACTACGAGTGGGTGCTCGAAGACTTCGCGCACCGGCGCAAACGCGACGTCCGCCTCCGCGTGCCCTATGCCGAGCTGACGCCCGCCGAAAAGGAGATCGTGCGCCAGGAAGTGCGCGAGTTCTTCCAGGAGGTCGAGCGCAAGAAGTACAAGGTTCACGTGCGCGTGTTCCTCAGCCGCTACCGCGGTTACGCCACCTGCTACGCCTGCGGCGGCGCGCGTCTGCGCGAAGAGGCGCTGAACGTCCGCGTGGGAGACCGCTCGATCGCCGAAGTCGTGCGCATGAACATCGGCGAGGCGCGCCGCTTTTTCGACGGGCTCGAGCTCGGCGCGGAGCAGGCAGCCGTGGCGTCGCGCCTGCTGGGCGAAATCCGCCAGCGGCTGGCTTTCCTCGACAACGTGGGCCTCGATTACCTCACGCTCGACCGGCTGACCATGACGCTCTCCGGCGGCGAGGCGCAGCGGATCCAGCTGGCCACGTGTCTCGGCTCGCGCCTCGTGGGCGCCATCTACGTGCTCGACGAGCCGTCCATCGGACTCCATCCGCGCGACACCGCCCGGCTCATCCGCATCCTCGAAGACCTGCGCGATCTGGGCAACACCGTGCTCGTCGTGGAGCATGACGCCGATGTCATGCGCGCCGCGGATCACATCGTCGATCTGGGACCCGGCGCAGGCGAGCTCGGCGGGAATGTGGTCTTCGAGGGCACGCTCTCCCAGATGCTGAACGGCGCGGGCGGCAGGCGCGTCGAGACTCTGACGGCGCGCTATCTGCGCGGCGAAGCGCGCGCGTCCCACAAGAACTCGCGCCGCGCGCCCGACCCGGCGAAGCGGCTGCGCTTCCTCGGCTGCCGCGCGCACAATCTGAAAGACATTGACGTCGAGATCCCCCTCGGACTGATGACCGTCGTCACCGGTGTCTCCGGCTCCGGCAAGTCCACGCTCGTGCACGATGTCATCTACCGCAGCCTGCTGTCGCGCTACCAGAGGGACCTCGCCGCCCCGCAGGACGATGCGGAGATGGACGCCTCCCTCGGACGGCAGACCTGCCGCCGCGTCGAAGGCGCCGCGCTCGTGCGCGGTCTCGTGCTCGTGGATCAGTCGCCCATCGGCCGCACGCCGCGCTCCAATCCCGTCACCTACACCAAGGCGTTCGACCCGATCCGCGAACTCTTCGCGGCAACCCCCGAAGCGCAGAAGCGCGGCTACACGTCCGGCTACTTTTCGTTCAACGTCAGCGGCGGCCGCTGCGAGACCTGCCAGGGCGACGGCACGGTCACCGTGGAGATGCAGTTCCTCGCCGATGTCGAACTGGTCTGCGAAGACTGCCGCGGCACGCGCTACAAACCGCAGATCCTCGACATCCGTTACAAGGGGCTCAACATCCACGAAGTGCTCCAGCTCACCGTGCGCGAGGCCATCGCGTTCTTCTCCGGGCAGGCGAAAATCGTCTCGCGGCTCCAGCCGCTGGCCGACGTCGGCCTCGGCTATCTGCGTCTCGGCCAGTCGGCGACGACGCTCTCGGGCGGCGAAGCGCAGCGCGTGAAGCTCGCCAGCCACCTCTCGCAGAGCGACGTCTCCGGCCACCTGTTCCTGTTCGACGAGCCCACCACCGGCCTCCATTTCGACGACATCGCCAAACTGCTGGACGCGATGGACCGGCTCGTACTGCGCGGGGCCAGCGTTCTCATCATCGAGCACAACCTGGAAGTCATCCGCCATGCGGACTGGATCATCGACCTCGGCCCGGAAGGCGGCGAGCGCGGCGGCCGGATCGTCGCCGCCGGTCCGCCCGAGGCCATCGCCGCCTGCGGGGAATCCCATACCGGCCGTTTCCTTCTCCCGCTGCTCGGCGCCGCACAGGACTGA
- a CDS encoding A/G-specific adenine glycosylase, whose product MRNPRRPAQLLLEWYASARRDLPWRRTRDPWRVLVSEVMLQQTRVSVVIPYYERFLARFPSPQALAGAEEEELLALWAGLGYYSRARNLKRAAEAICARGGFPETAEEWRALPGIGEYTAAAVASICFREPVAVLDGNVARVMARLTAEEGDIASGSVRLRLKEQAQALLEPAHPGDFNQALMELGATVCLPRQPKCLLCPWQDLCQARRRGLEAELPVKARRRQPERVALRLALIVDRGRLLLRRRPEDGRRLAGFWELPSVEELGPERSLKLLGRFRHSITHHNYEVELWHGRMRRSLDGCQWHELAALDSLPLGAMTRKALALWQS is encoded by the coding sequence ATGCGGAATCCCCGGCGCCCTGCGCAACTGCTGCTGGAGTGGTACGCCTCGGCCCGCCGCGACCTGCCGTGGCGGCGGACGCGCGATCCGTGGCGCGTGCTGGTGTCGGAAGTGATGCTGCAGCAGACGCGCGTGTCTGTCGTGATCCCGTATTACGAGCGCTTTCTCGCCCGTTTTCCGTCGCCGCAGGCTCTTGCCGGGGCGGAGGAAGAAGAGCTGCTGGCGCTGTGGGCCGGGCTGGGATATTACAGCCGCGCGCGCAACCTGAAGCGCGCGGCCGAAGCCATCTGCGCCCGCGGCGGCTTTCCGGAAACGGCGGAGGAGTGGCGCGCGCTGCCGGGCATCGGAGAGTACACGGCCGCCGCGGTGGCCTCCATCTGCTTCCGCGAGCCGGTCGCCGTGCTCGATGGAAACGTCGCCCGCGTGATGGCGCGGCTCACGGCGGAAGAGGGTGACATCGCCTCGGGGAGCGTGCGTCTCAGACTGAAGGAGCAGGCGCAGGCCCTGCTCGAGCCCGCCCACCCCGGAGATTTCAACCAGGCGCTGATGGAGCTGGGCGCCACCGTGTGCCTGCCGCGCCAGCCGAAGTGCCTGCTGTGCCCGTGGCAGGATCTGTGCCAGGCGCGCCGCCGCGGACTGGAGGCGGAGCTGCCGGTGAAGGCCCGGCGCAGGCAGCCGGAGAGAGTGGCGCTGCGGCTGGCGCTGATCGTGGACCGCGGACGGCTGCTGCTGCGGCGGCGCCCCGAGGACGGGCGGCGGCTGGCTGGATTCTGGGAGCTGCCCTCGGTGGAGGAGCTGGGCCCGGAGCGCTCCCTGAAGCTGCTGGGACGGTTCCGGCATTCCATCACGCACCACAACTACGAGGTCGAACTCTGGCACGGGCGGATGCGCCGCTCGCTGGACGGGTGCCAGTGGCACGAGCTGGCGGCTCTGGATTCTCTGCCGCTGGGGGCGATGACGCGGAAGGCCCTGGCGCTGTGGCAGTCCTGA